A single region of the Enterococcus mundtii genome encodes:
- the dltA gene encoding D-alanine--poly(phosphoribitol) ligase subunit DltA has translation MKKKGIVAAIDFWGIAEPERIAYQTAEERHTYQELKHSSDALGYYLEKRLTKKGPIVVFGNLEFEMVVSFLGAVKAGHAYLPIDAQTPKERIEAILRVAQPSMIISLSDWEIETDIPIIQKDCLRSIIASIVGYPFEHTVKGDENFYLIFTSGTTGEPKGVQISHDNLVSFVDWVLRDFPIKEGQAFLAQAPFSFDLSVFTLYPALVSGGIIKPLFKENVQDFQKLFTILPQLKLDIWVSTPSFVDICLMDTSFDEGHLPELATFIFCGEELTKKTAQALLERFPSAKIYNTYGPTEATVAISSILITREVLATYERLPIGYVKSDTTVSILKNGESDRGEILITGPSVSKGYLNNPEKTKEVFFQVTGHQNYRTGDAGYLAEDGLLFIEGRIDQQVKLHGYRIELGDIEHALLKDERINQAIVVPKYQGSKVQQLVAFVVLNQAIPDTNYQLIRSIKQRLTDFLMDYMIPQKVAFIDQLPQTNNGKIDRKALTVEVNR, from the coding sequence ATGAAGAAAAAAGGAATCGTGGCTGCGATCGATTTTTGGGGAATAGCAGAACCAGAGAGAATCGCATATCAGACAGCAGAGGAGCGACACACATATCAAGAACTGAAGCACTCCTCAGATGCATTAGGCTATTACTTAGAGAAGCGTTTGACTAAGAAGGGGCCAATCGTAGTGTTCGGCAATCTAGAGTTTGAGATGGTGGTATCATTCTTGGGTGCAGTGAAAGCAGGACATGCGTATCTACCGATTGATGCCCAAACACCGAAGGAACGGATCGAAGCGATTTTACGTGTCGCACAACCTAGTATGATCATTAGTTTAAGTGACTGGGAGATTGAGACAGATATACCAATCATCCAAAAAGATTGTTTACGCTCGATCATCGCCTCGATAGTTGGTTATCCATTTGAGCATACAGTGAAAGGTGATGAAAATTTTTATCTTATTTTTACTTCGGGTACCACAGGAGAACCCAAAGGCGTGCAAATCAGTCATGATAACTTGGTGAGCTTTGTCGATTGGGTCTTGCGCGACTTTCCAATCAAAGAGGGACAAGCTTTTTTAGCACAAGCACCTTTTTCTTTTGATTTATCTGTGTTCACTTTGTATCCAGCGTTAGTTTCCGGTGGGATCATCAAGCCTTTATTCAAGGAAAACGTCCAAGATTTTCAAAAATTATTTACTATTTTACCACAATTAAAACTGGACATCTGGGTGTCGACTCCTTCGTTTGTTGATATTTGCTTGATGGACACATCTTTTGACGAGGGACATTTACCAGAGCTAGCTACGTTCATTTTCTGTGGCGAGGAATTGACGAAGAAAACGGCGCAAGCGTTACTCGAACGGTTTCCTTCAGCCAAAATTTACAACACGTATGGGCCGACAGAAGCGACAGTAGCCATCTCCAGTATATTGATCACAAGAGAAGTATTGGCTACGTATGAACGTTTACCAATTGGCTATGTCAAGTCCGATACGACCGTATCCATTTTGAAAAATGGCGAAAGTGATCGCGGCGAGATTTTGATTACTGGTCCTAGCGTGTCAAAAGGCTATTTGAACAATCCTGAAAAAACGAAGGAAGTGTTCTTTCAAGTAACTGGGCATCAAAACTATCGAACAGGAGATGCAGGATATTTAGCAGAGGACGGTTTGCTTTTTATTGAGGGAAGAATCGATCAACAGGTGAAATTACATGGCTACCGCATTGAATTAGGTGATATTGAACATGCCTTGCTTAAAGATGAACGGATCAATCAAGCAATCGTTGTTCCCAAATATCAAGGGTCGAAAGTCCAACAATTAGTGGCGTTTGTTGTATTGAATCAAGCGATTCCGGATACTAATTATCAGTTGATACGTTCGATCAAACAAAGGTTGACCGATTTTCTGATGGACTATATGATCCCACAAAAAGTGGCGTTTATTGACCAATTGCCACAAACGAACAATGGGAAAATTGATCGAAAAGCATTGACAGTTGAGGTGAATAGGTGA
- a CDS encoding ABC transporter permease: MLYKLAAKSFLKQSRGYLVYFFSLTLSTMIYYSFSAMTYDQSLIRRASQDVSIDTILKLGSWIITVVLLFFVLSANRFFLNRRQKEIGIYQLFGISKFQISSIYVLETMTIGFFACMLGILLGSIFSKLFQMILVRMMKMDITSRFFISIPSIFETVVVFFVILSAVSLYSLWRIWSYPMNRSFGEREQVESSMLRIRTRHRLLGVIGVLMISSSYFAALNFRETISQLFEKKVNLGLMIAFPFSILFFCILGTYLFFRYSFRLLLHLLSESRFKYRGTNFLLIGNTQIHLLKGWRMNSLITLVIGLSLAMIGGMIGISTLVAHREEIDTPVSYQLDTQTADKLRPILTEENQKISDELVFHYKVVGSYYNLSIGSVSGGNEIKPVNLISEKEYRAFRKIKPSLPNIKLTEKNHAVMLDSIKTMFRDFSSNGKKIYLPDKQELLIQQVLPGFLGYEGMTYYGPSAIFVQGIFDHVTGLYGTTLVVTQEIFDRVTGLEYQIINWNVTGGNQEKMTERLNKEVPTNWTHTIYYSYEITDQGIVGTIHTDASKEEESEYSENKLTGQTSRLNYNARYPRLRAIDRQIGINIFVALFVGMIVIIATGSILMVRQLSEAEIERTNYQLLTKLGIAQRKTNRMIYKQNALMFFPPMILGITHAVFAINVFSQYVEGADYWFAYFVCGLLIVIYLLFYFMTSRLYCRIIEE; encoded by the coding sequence ATGCTTTATAAATTAGCCGCAAAAAGTTTTTTAAAACAATCAAGGGGCTATCTTGTCTATTTCTTCAGTTTGACCTTATCGACGATGATCTATTACTCTTTTAGCGCGATGACCTATGATCAATCACTGATTCGAAGGGCAAGTCAAGATGTTTCGATAGATACTATTTTAAAGCTTGGTAGTTGGATCATTACTGTTGTCTTACTCTTTTTCGTGCTCAGTGCTAATCGCTTTTTTCTCAATCGGAGACAAAAAGAGATTGGGATCTATCAATTATTCGGGATCAGCAAATTCCAGATTTCATCAATCTATGTGTTGGAAACGATGACCATTGGTTTTTTTGCTTGTATGTTAGGGATTTTATTGGGAAGTATTTTCTCAAAATTGTTTCAAATGATTTTAGTACGAATGATGAAGATGGACATTACTAGTCGTTTTTTTATTTCTATCCCGTCCATTTTTGAAACCGTTGTGGTATTTTTTGTTATTCTTTCGGCAGTTTCTCTTTATTCACTATGGAGGATTTGGAGTTATCCCATGAATCGTAGTTTTGGGGAAAGAGAACAAGTGGAAAGTTCAATGTTGCGTATTCGCACAAGGCATCGTTTATTGGGCGTGATCGGAGTATTGATGATTTCTAGCAGCTATTTCGCTGCATTGAACTTCAGAGAAACAATTAGCCAACTCTTTGAAAAAAAAGTAAATCTAGGATTGATGATCGCTTTTCCGTTTTCAATATTGTTTTTCTGCATATTAGGGACCTACCTGTTCTTTCGTTATTCTTTTCGTTTACTGCTCCATTTGTTGAGCGAATCGAGATTTAAGTACCGGGGAACCAATTTTTTGTTAATTGGGAATACACAAATCCATCTGTTAAAAGGCTGGCGAATGAATTCGTTGATCACATTAGTTATTGGCCTATCTTTGGCAATGATCGGCGGAATGATCGGAATCTCGACGCTCGTTGCTCATCGTGAGGAAATTGATACGCCTGTTTCTTATCAATTAGATACACAAACGGCAGACAAACTGCGACCGATCTTAACAGAAGAGAATCAGAAAATAAGCGACGAATTAGTGTTTCATTACAAAGTAGTAGGGAGCTATTATAACCTGAGTATTGGTTCGGTATCTGGTGGCAATGAAATCAAGCCAGTCAATTTGATTTCTGAAAAAGAATACCGCGCCTTTCGCAAAATCAAACCTAGTCTGCCAAACATCAAACTTACAGAGAAAAACCATGCAGTAATGTTAGATTCAATAAAAACGATGTTTCGTGATTTTTCCAGTAATGGGAAAAAGATCTATCTGCCGGATAAACAAGAACTTTTGATCCAACAGGTTCTTCCTGGATTTTTAGGATATGAGGGTATGACCTATTATGGGCCGTCCGCGATCTTTGTTCAAGGAATCTTTGACCATGTAACTGGATTGTATGGAACAACGTTGGTCGTTACTCAAGAAATCTTTGACCGTGTCACTGGATTAGAATATCAGATCATCAATTGGAATGTGACTGGCGGTAATCAAGAAAAAATGACCGAACGATTAAATAAAGAAGTACCTACTAATTGGACACACACGATTTATTATAGTTATGAGATTACTGACCAAGGAATAGTTGGGACGATCCATACGGATGCTTCTAAAGAAGAGGAGAGCGAATATTCAGAAAATAAATTGACAGGACAAACATCACGTTTGAATTATAATGCGCGCTATCCTAGGTTGCGTGCCATCGACCGCCAAATTGGGATCAATATCTTTGTTGCCCTTTTTGTTGGAATGATCGTGATCATCGCAACCGGCAGTATCTTGATGGTGCGACAATTATCCGAAGCTGAAATTGAACGAACCAATTATCAATTGCTGACAAAATTAGGGATTGCTCAACGCAAAACAAATCGGATGATCTATAAACAAAATGCGTTGATGTTTTTTCCACCGATGATTTTGGGCATCACTCATGCAGTATTTGCCATCAATGTGTTTTCTCAATATGTAGAAGGGGCAGACTATTGGTTCGCATACTTTGTCTGTGGCTTATTGATCGTCATTTACCTACTCTTTTACTTTATGACTAGTCGTTTATATTGTCGGATCATTGAGGAATAA
- the dltC gene encoding D-alanine--poly(phosphoribitol) ligase subunit DltC — MEEQVLTILAEITGTDEVKENKEIDLFGEGLLDSLGSVQLLVELDGQLDVQVPVSEFDREEWATPNKIIDQVNELKG; from the coding sequence ATGGAAGAACAAGTTTTAACGATTTTAGCAGAGATTACAGGTACAGATGAAGTGAAAGAAAATAAAGAAATCGATTTGTTTGGTGAAGGTTTATTGGATTCACTAGGGTCTGTTCAATTATTAGTTGAGCTGGATGGACAGCTTGATGTACAAGTTCCTGTATCAGAATTTGATCGGGAAGAATGGGCAACACCAAACAAAATCATTGATCAAGTCAACGAATTGAAGGGATAA
- the dltB gene encoding D-alanyl-lipoteichoic acid biosynthesis protein DltB, translated as MSLPHMIPYAKPYYFLLLSFALAPIIFSLLFFHKRLGTYQVLVTFFFLFISFGGTDWQHGLALIGYVIWQSILVWCYFTYRKKRNQSVWFYLAVVLAILPLAITKFTTFLTSGKGSLFSFLGISYLTFKSVQMIMEMRDGMIKNYHPYRYIQFLLFFPTISSGPIDRYRRFEKDQLQPPTKEQYLEMLEKGVHHLFMGFLYNFIIGHYLGQILLPIVSKGALAHGGISWWLLGYMYVYSLYLFFDFAGYSLFAVGTSYLMGYDTPINFNKPFLAWNIKEFWNRWHMSLSFWFRDYVYMRLMFFLMKKKWFKSKIVTSNIGYFALFLLMGIWHGLTWFYILYGIYHATLICVTDAWIRYKKKRKKKLPSNRLTHAFSVFMTFQAVCASLLIFSGFLDQLFFK; from the coding sequence ATGAGTCTCCCACATATGATTCCTTATGCGAAGCCGTATTATTTTCTATTACTGAGTTTCGCGTTAGCGCCAATCATTTTTTCTCTACTATTTTTCCATAAACGTTTAGGAACTTATCAAGTTCTTGTAACTTTCTTTTTCTTGTTCATCAGCTTTGGAGGAACGGATTGGCAACATGGACTTGCTTTGATTGGCTATGTGATCTGGCAAAGTATACTTGTTTGGTGTTATTTCACTTATCGAAAAAAAAGAAATCAGAGTGTATGGTTTTATCTAGCGGTAGTTCTAGCAATTCTACCTTTAGCGATTACGAAATTCACAACATTTCTAACATCTGGCAAGGGATCACTGTTTAGTTTTCTGGGAATTTCCTATTTAACATTCAAATCGGTACAAATGATCATGGAAATGAGAGACGGTATGATCAAAAACTATCATCCTTACCGTTATATTCAGTTCTTGTTGTTTTTTCCAACCATTTCTTCAGGACCAATCGATCGTTATCGAAGATTTGAAAAAGATCAGCTCCAACCACCAACAAAGGAACAATATCTGGAAATGTTAGAAAAAGGGGTCCATCATCTGTTTATGGGTTTTTTATACAACTTCATCATCGGTCATTATCTCGGACAGATACTGTTACCCATTGTATCAAAAGGTGCCTTGGCTCATGGCGGAATCTCATGGTGGCTATTGGGGTACATGTATGTCTATAGTTTGTATCTCTTTTTCGATTTTGCTGGCTATAGTTTGTTTGCAGTTGGTACGAGTTATTTGATGGGCTATGATACCCCGATCAATTTCAACAAACCATTTTTAGCTTGGAATATTAAAGAATTCTGGAATCGTTGGCATATGTCTTTGTCCTTCTGGTTCAGAGATTACGTTTATATGCGGTTGATGTTCTTCTTGATGAAGAAAAAATGGTTCAAGAGCAAGATCGTGACTTCAAATATCGGATACTTTGCATTGTTTCTATTGATGGGGATCTGGCACGGTTTGACATGGTTCTACATTTTGTATGGTATCTATCATGCAACGCTGATTTGTGTGACAGATGCATGGATTCGCTACAAGAAAAAACGGAAGAAAAAACTTCCTTCCAATCGCTTGACCCACGCATTTTCTGTTTTCATGACGTTTCAAGCAGTGTGTGCTAGCTTATTGATTTTTTCAGGATTTTTAGATCAACTATTTTTTAAATAA
- the nrdD gene encoding anaerobic ribonucleoside-triphosphate reductase has product MKRTDQEMAVLEKQPETKKMTVIKRDGREVPFDEQKINAALIKAEKKIHGSLSPITYEKIQSIAELVIKEIKDRFADNVKIYEIQNIVEHILLEKNEYSLAEEYIHYRTKRDFARSKATDINFSIEKLINKDQSVVNENANKDSNVFNTQRDLTAGIVGKSIGLKLLPPHIANAHQKGDIHYHDLDYHPYTPMTNCCLIDFKGMLNNGFKIGNAEVESPKSIQTATAQISQIIANVASSQYGGCSADRTDELLAPFAQLNYKKHLIDAKEWIDTPERQEAYAKAKTKKDIFDAMQSLEYEINTLFTSNGQTPFTSLGFGLGKNWFEREIQKAILQIRINGLGSEKRTAIFPKLIFTLKDGINLKPTDPNYDIKQLALECATKRMYPDILNYDKIVELTGSFKVPMGCRSFLQGWKDENGEEVNVGRMNLGVVTLNLPRIALEADGDQEKFWQLLSDRLSIMKDALVYRVERCKEAIPANAPILYMYGAFGKRLSRTDAVDELFKNRRATVSLGYIGLYEVAASFFGGEWENNAEAKDFTLDIVKKLKANADAWGNEYGYHFSVYSTPSESLTDRFCRLDTEKFGIVENITDKEYYTNSFHYDVRKNPTPFEKLEFEKDYPKYCSGGFIHYCEYPVLQQNPKALEAVWDFAYDKVGYLGTNTPIDHCYQCGFEGDFQPTERGFECPECGNHDPKSCDVVKRTCGYLGNPQARPMVHGRHKEISSRVKHMK; this is encoded by the coding sequence ATGAAACGAACAGATCAAGAAATGGCTGTGCTAGAAAAACAGCCTGAAACCAAAAAAATGACTGTCATCAAACGCGATGGACGCGAGGTACCATTTGATGAACAGAAAATAAATGCCGCACTGATCAAAGCAGAAAAGAAAATTCACGGTTCCTTATCTCCTATTACGTACGAAAAGATCCAATCAATCGCAGAACTTGTGATCAAAGAAATCAAAGATCGCTTCGCAGATAACGTAAAAATCTATGAGATCCAAAACATCGTTGAACATATTTTGTTAGAAAAAAACGAATATTCCTTAGCAGAAGAGTATATCCATTATCGAACAAAACGTGATTTTGCTCGTAGTAAAGCAACAGACATCAACTTTTCGATCGAGAAACTGATCAATAAAGACCAAAGTGTTGTCAATGAAAATGCGAACAAGGATAGTAATGTATTCAATACACAGCGTGACTTGACTGCTGGCATCGTTGGGAAATCGATCGGATTGAAATTACTTCCACCGCATATTGCCAACGCACATCAAAAAGGCGATATCCATTATCATGATCTCGATTACCATCCGTATACTCCAATGACAAATTGCTGTTTGATTGACTTCAAAGGTATGTTAAACAACGGGTTTAAAATCGGAAATGCAGAAGTCGAATCACCAAAATCAATCCAAACAGCAACGGCACAGATCTCACAGATCATTGCCAATGTTGCATCTAGCCAATATGGCGGATGCTCTGCCGATCGCACAGATGAATTGCTTGCTCCTTTTGCACAATTAAATTACAAAAAGCATTTAATTGATGCCAAAGAATGGATTGACACACCCGAACGGCAAGAAGCCTATGCAAAAGCAAAAACCAAAAAAGATATTTTTGATGCCATGCAAAGTTTGGAATATGAGATCAATACACTTTTCACTTCCAACGGACAAACGCCTTTTACTTCACTCGGCTTCGGTCTAGGTAAAAATTGGTTTGAACGAGAAATCCAAAAAGCGATTTTACAAATCCGAATCAATGGATTAGGAAGTGAGAAACGGACAGCGATCTTCCCCAAATTGATATTTACACTAAAAGACGGAATCAATCTGAAACCAACTGATCCAAACTATGACATTAAACAATTAGCCTTAGAATGTGCCACAAAAAGAATGTACCCAGATATTCTAAATTATGACAAGATCGTTGAATTGACAGGAAGCTTCAAAGTACCAATGGGCTGTCGCTCCTTCTTACAAGGTTGGAAAGACGAAAACGGTGAAGAAGTGAATGTCGGAAGAATGAATCTAGGTGTGGTTACGTTGAACTTACCGCGGATCGCCTTAGAAGCAGACGGTGACCAAGAAAAATTCTGGCAATTACTTTCAGATCGCTTGTCGATCATGAAAGATGCCTTAGTTTATCGTGTCGAACGTTGTAAAGAAGCGATCCCAGCAAATGCACCGATCCTTTATATGTATGGTGCATTCGGTAAACGACTATCTCGTACAGACGCCGTAGATGAATTATTTAAAAATCGTCGAGCAACTGTTTCATTAGGCTACATCGGACTTTATGAAGTCGCTGCTTCTTTCTTTGGCGGTGAGTGGGAAAATAATGCTGAAGCCAAAGACTTCACTCTAGACATCGTGAAAAAATTAAAAGCCAATGCAGACGCTTGGGGAAATGAATATGGCTATCACTTCAGCGTATACTCCACACCAAGTGAAAGCTTGACGGATCGTTTTTGTCGTTTAGATACAGAGAAATTCGGTATTGTTGAAAATATCACAGATAAGGAATATTACACTAATAGTTTCCACTATGATGTGCGTAAAAATCCAACGCCATTTGAAAAGCTTGAATTTGAAAAAGACTATCCAAAATACTGTTCTGGTGGCTTTATCCATTACTGTGAATATCCAGTGTTGCAACAAAACCCTAAAGCATTAGAAGCTGTTTGGGACTTTGCCTATGACAAAGTAGGCTATTTAGGAACTAATACGCCGATCGATCATTGCTACCAATGTGGTTTTGAAGGAGATTTCCAACCAACTGAACGTGGCTTTGAATGCCCAGAATGCGGCAATCACGATCCAAAATCATGTGACGTAGTCAAACGAACATGCGGCTATCTAGGAAACCCACAAGCCCGCCCAATGGTCCACGGCAGACACAAAGAAATCTCATCACGCGTGAAACATATGAAGTAA
- a CDS encoding ABC transporter ATP-binding protein, producing the protein MSKIIEVKHLSKSYGSSKSPVKVLDNVSFSVEEGEFIGIMGPSGAGKTTLMNILSTINLPTMGSVMIQGNEITKMKKHELSDFRRKKIGFIFQTFNLIDTLNGKDNILLPLAVENMAKDEMDRRVLHVAQLLGIEELLKRYPDEMSVGQRQRIAAARALVVEPEVIFADEPTGSLDSKSATELLNYLKTVNEVEKSTILLVTHDPYTASYCNRILFIKDGVIFSEVIRRGTRKEFFEKVIDMQATIGGGGKINAL; encoded by the coding sequence ATGAGTAAAATAATCGAAGTAAAACATTTAAGTAAAAGTTATGGAAGTAGTAAATCACCGGTCAAAGTATTAGACAATGTTTCTTTTTCAGTTGAAGAAGGAGAGTTTATTGGGATCATGGGGCCAAGTGGAGCGGGAAAGACTACTCTGATGAATATCTTATCAACGATCAATCTACCGACGATGGGTAGTGTGATGATCCAAGGAAATGAAATCACAAAAATGAAAAAACATGAATTGAGTGATTTCAGACGAAAAAAAATTGGCTTTATCTTTCAAACGTTCAATCTTATTGATACATTGAATGGTAAAGATAATATTTTACTTCCTTTGGCTGTTGAAAATATGGCGAAAGATGAAATGGACCGAAGAGTTTTACACGTTGCCCAGCTTTTGGGGATCGAAGAATTACTAAAACGTTATCCTGATGAAATGTCAGTTGGACAAAGACAACGGATTGCGGCAGCTAGAGCTTTAGTAGTAGAACCAGAGGTGATTTTCGCAGACGAACCAACCGGATCATTGGATTCAAAATCAGCAACAGAATTGTTGAATTATTTAAAAACAGTGAACGAAGTTGAAAAATCAACGATCTTATTAGTGACACATGATCCTTATACAGCTAGTTATTGCAACCGTATTTTATTTATCAAAGATGGGGTGATTTTTTCAGAAGTGATCCGCCGTGGGACGAGAAAAGAATTCTTTGAAAAAGTCATCGATATGCAGGCGACGATTGGAGGAGGCGGTAAAATCAATGCTTTATAA
- a CDS encoding teichoic acid D-Ala incorporation-associated protein DltX, which produces MKQWWQQPQVRYWRTFMLRTLVYSTILLLLIYLYHYKNIQGGTFIYNEF; this is translated from the coding sequence ATGAAACAATGGTGGCAGCAACCACAGGTTCGATATTGGCGAACTTTTATGCTTCGAACCCTTGTTTATTCGACGATACTATTGTTACTCATTTATTTGTATCATTACAAAAATATTCAAGGTGGAACATTTATATATAACGAATTCTAG